The Castanea sativa cultivar Marrone di Chiusa Pesio chromosome 11, ASM4071231v1 genome contains a region encoding:
- the LOC142616207 gene encoding uncharacterized protein LOC142616207 — protein MAITAVKMAVVVGALGLISFILGILAENKKPAAGTPIPGKDVVICKYPSSPTVALGSLSFVFLAASTLFGYLSVFYPYRGKPVPQSILFKSLNFTIFFNVSVFATGMGAMFLLWPTITEQLHRTHNVHHNLETECPTAKTGLLGGGAFVSLDAALLWMVALMLAVNAREDFLDEQKEDHFKGGDDHIITTDI, from the exons ATGGCCATAACTGCGGTAAAGATGGCGGTTGTTGTGGGTGCACTTGGTCTGATCTCCTTCATATTGGGAATATTAGCTGAAAATAAGAAG CCAGCAGCTGGCACCCCAATTCCTGGGAAAGATGTCGTCATTTGCAAGTACCCATCGAGTCCCACAGTTGCCTTGGGTTCTCTCTCGTTTGTGTTTCTTGCAGCTTCAACTTTGTTTGGCTACTTGTCAGTCTTTTACCCTTACAGAGGAAAACCGGTTCCACAGTCCATTTTGTTTAAAAGCCTGAACTTCACCATCTTCTTCAACGTTTCTGT GTTTGCAACTGGAATGGGAGCAATGTTTCTATTATGGCCAACCATCACAGAGCAACTTCACCGGACACACAATGTCCATCATAACCTCGAAACAGAATGTCCCACAGCGAAAACAGGCCTCCTTGGTGGTGGTGCTTTTGTGTCCTTGGATGCAGCTCTCTTATGGATGGTTGCCCTAATGTTAGCTGTCAATGCTAGAGAAGATTTCTTAGACGAACAAAAAGAGGACCATTTTAAGGGTGGAGACGACCATATTATCACAACCGATATATGA